The sequence gaaaTTAGTATTTTGAGTTTGGTGATTTTGCTGCATCAACAATGGCAACTTCTACCATATTGCTGCTGGGAAGGTGAAGAGAGTCATGTCTTCAATAAATCTAGCGTCTTATGTAAGACAGAATTACCACTGTGGTGTCTGGGCCTTCTGGAGCTTGCTGGAGCACACCTTAGCCCCTGCCTAGCCCTGTCTTCCTAGCCAGCAGTTCTTCCCACCAagctgtctatacagacttcttTCTGCGCATGTGCCAAGATGCCCTTGTCACTTTTGCTAAGTCTTTATAACAATTCTTTCTTACCACAGACTTCATGAAAActttacacatatatatatacagaatctTCATAATAGAAGCTGGGTAAAAGGAAGAATTACCATGAAAtgctatataaaatattatttaaattgaaaCCAAGTTAGGAGCATAAGGGAGACTTGTTCCCACCAGGTAGTTCCCTCAGGGCTCTGGGGCTCTGTGCAGGAGTCCCAACAGGAGGAACGGCTTAAGACCAGGACTCGGTGCCCCTTGCAGGCAGGTGGAAGGAGGGCACTTGCCGAGCAATGACAGGCctctaaacaaaaggaagcaaTTCTGTAAGCTACTGTAACAGGAACTGTCTAGGACAGGGACACCGCTTGCTGGGACGCATGTGCAGCTTTTCAGCTTGGCTACCGCTAGACATCTCCAGATTGAAGCCGAGACCAGACAATCACAGTGTCTGCGCTGCTGGAGAAGAGCAGAGGACTAGGTGACAGCAGCACTCTGCCCAGGAGGGGTTCTAGTTACGCTTGCAGGGGTCCCTCTGTGCGCACTGCACCTCTTCTTCTGAGCTGCCCTCAGCACAGCAGCTCCCAGTCCCAGGAGCAGTGGGGACAGCATCTACTCACCCACTCTACTCACCCACTGCTTCTTCTTGGTCTGAGAGATGAGCTGCTTGTGTTGTGTCGCTAGCTTCTTGATCTCCTCGACAAATTCTTCCTTACACTTTTCCTTCACCTGCTTACACTTTCTGTCCATCTCACCCTGCACGTTGGCTACAGCTTTATTTACAgcttgtctcttttcttcttccatttcagAACGCAGCTGAAATGAAGACAGCAACAGACAGGACACACAGGTAAGTGAAGCCTTCCTGCTGAGATTGGGCTCTGTCCCCCTACTTCAGTACACACGAGAGATGCTAGCGAGAAGGCGTTACTAACTACAACAGTGGACGGAATATTGGCTCAGCCGCTCCTGCCAGAGCCCGTCCCACTCACCACCGCCCCCAGCAATGCACAGCCCCACCTTTTCCAGTGCCTCTCGGACCACTCGTTCTGTTTCCCGCTTGTGGTCCGACTTCATCCTGTCTTTAAAGTCATTAAAGATTTTGGTGTACTTGTCGTGGCACATGCTCTGACAGACGCCATCACTACTCGTCTGGGTGCTTCGATGCAGCATTCTTGGGGAGGAGGCACTTAACTTCTTGGTCTGGGTTGACACCGACACCTTCTCAATTGGCTGAGGCATTGTGGGGATTTCCTGGCTGGAACTTACTGCTTCTGTTTCTGGCTCTGGTTCCTACAGTGTTTAGAAGCAAAACAGGGCAATGTAACTCACACAGCTCAGTTAAGAGAAAAATTCAGTgtatgctcatacacacacacacacacacacacacacacacacacacacacacacacacacaaatggctgTTAACAAGCAAGTAATGCTGgtatcttgttatattttgtcACAAATAAATCCTCCCCAAACACAACCAGTAAATGAAGAGTTAAACCATTAATAGCTTAAGAAAAGTCTAAACAAAAATTTCATTTATGATTTcactatatacttttaaaataaagtttttggtttataaaatataaaatcattatCAACTATCAACAGATTTCCTAGAATCATAAATCACACCTTACGGAACGTGTCTGGCATGTAGCCAGATCTACAATTTTAAAACATGCTCAGTTCACACAAAAAAGGAAGCTTGACCGTGGTCTCCTTGTTTTCAAAGCTGGCATGACCGGCTCATCAGATAACTGCTCTGTTTCACACAACGCCAAGAAAACCACCAGGTTCTCAGGAACCGCAGCAGCACCCTGCTCGCTCCCCGGACTCTGCTCCACGGCTGCTTACTGGGGACGGAGACTGTGCACTCGTGTGCTGGTCGAGCAGCAGTCCACAACGACAGGAGTCGGGAGACTGGGCCTTAACTTGACGGACATTACTTGACTGTCTTGACCGAACTGTGAgactctttcctctttccactgCCACCTGGACACTGTGAGGTGGGCAACTTACTTCCTTTTTGGGCTCCACACTCTGATTACGTCGTCCTTTCTTTGCTCTTGGTTCTTGAGTGACCTTCAGCTGTGGGCATTATAAAAGTAACATCTTATTATTCGACACACCAGGAAATACCTCTGTGCTGTAAGTACTTGTAGTGGCCCCGCAGCAGAGAAGGGAGGCCTTCCATCCACGAAGCAGCCACGTGCTTTGTTACTGCTGCGGGTTGGTGATCAAAGGGCCAGTGGACCTGCAGAGCCAAGTAGCACACTTACTCTCCTCCCACCGGCTGGGTCAGGCTCCAAGGCGCTTCTACCCACTCACATCTTTGCACTGGTTTGCTTACTTGGGCAGAGCACTTTACAGATGTTTGTATGAAAGGGAAAGAAGATGTCAAAACCTGTTTATGACAGTGAGGAGTgtacacagaggtttctgcatTGAAAAATCAGAATCAGCAGGCCCTTCTTACCGAGACATCACTCACCTGTTCATTACTGGTGGAGGAGATACTGgattctgcctcttcctcaccTCGGTCCTCATTCTTAGACTTCCAGAACCGGCCTTCACGGAGGAACCGCTGGTGCAGTTCCAACTCATCACAGGCTTTTTTCCAACCCATACTGCGTTTTACATGCAGTCGGTGAACATTGACTGTGATATCTTGAATGTTTTCAGAAGGAATCCAGGCCCTATGGGAAGTATTGGGAGGTGTAGTTAGAGACAGCCATTGTGGTGGGAAAGGTTACGAGCATGGCGTGGACTCTGCCTACTGGAAAGAATATCTGCAACAACTTGACAGAGGCTCACACTCAGGCTTACCAAACTCTTAGCCAGTAGACAAGAAGTGAGGAGCCAGTTCCCAGGCCACGGTGATTTACTCACTGTCCTCTTTAGTCACCTCAGCTTGCCATGTTCAGAGAGACATttgtaagtcttttaaaaaatattatctatTGTTTTGGATAATGTAAGCTAGCAGGACCCATCCAGCTACATGCTGATCAGCATAATGGAACCATTTCAAAATGCACataattttaatatgtgtgtgtgtgtgtgtgtgtgtgtgtgtgtgtgtacacctacaTACAATGAGGGTACCTTTTATTAACTAAGTTACATTTCTGCTATGCCCCTATAATTTAGACAAACCAAATTAACACATGGAGCTGGATCTGTATTCTTTAGCAATAATGCAAGCCCTCAGAAGTGCATCTGAGTTACAACATGTGCCAGAGATTTCAAAGAAACgaataggagtgtgtgtgtgtgtgtgtgtgtgtgtgtgtgtgtgtgtgtgtgtgtacacacgcgcgcgcacgcatgtgccagtgtgtgagtgcatgtacgCACACTGACTGGTAACTGGGAGCATGTGATGCATGCTCCTGATACAGTGTCTCTGCCTTTATGACTAAGCTAAAGATAAGAGGTGACAGGAGGTAAAGGTGATCTAGAACATGGAAGTCATGTGCTCCTGTTGCACAAGGGCAGTCAGCAAAAGTGGGAGAGTGTGCTGCTTCAGTGAGGTTCCTGTGACAAGGTGTGCATAGTGAGCTGGTCACCTACCAGGATAGATGCTCCTTCCCTTACATTCTCaacacaatttaaaacatttccatGCATAGGTGTCAGTTTAAATTAACACTGGGTActctgagctaaaaaaaaaaaaaagaagaagaagaagtaaagaCATCCCACAATTTAAGGCTAGTATAATAAAGTAAAGATGTATGAACTGATTCTGTGACTTATTACAAATTATTCAACGACTTTCTTGCTGGCTGCCTACTGGGGTCATGCCATCTCCAGCAACTTACAGAAAAAAGGTCTAGCTGCGTTAAGGAAGCTGACTGGTCCAAAGCAATCTTGCAGATTCTAGGTAGATCCACTACCACAGGTCCTATGTATAGGCAACTGGTTTCTCCTGCTGGCTAAGTCAGCTTCACAGTCTAGGTGAAGCGAGCCCAAAattatttgcttaattttttctGCCTCTCATGTGTAATACAATATACTATCAAAAAACACATTCCTCAAAACTAGCAACTAGTGCCTTCTCATGAGCCATACATAGTCTTTTGATGCTTAATTCATGATtacaatttctgtttattttcaataTATCAACTACTTGAATATAATAGAATTTTTACAGTATCTCCTAAGCAATCATTCATGTCATATTCTATCCAGATCAATGATTCTGCATTACGTGATGGAATAGCAGGTCTACTCAGAGACCTATCTAtctggaagtaaaaaaaaaaaattccctttccCCATTCTCCCTATATTTGCTTTAGAACTCATCACTTTGTGGACTGCCACAACCAGCTAGGTGCTGTGCTTATGTCTGTATCAAGCTTGCATGAGGAGTGAGGCCCCAGCTTTGCCAAAGCTCAGAGAGCCTGGCTAGTGTGTCTGGGTGACAGAGTCAGTGCAGAGACTTGGACACACGCTGACAGACACTGACTTACTCCACAGGATGTGCACAGTGCCCCCTTGTGAGAACCTGAAACTAACTAGATATGATGCATGAAGCTTGTCACGCTAAAATTTACCTATTCATCAAAAGCTGAAATGTTCACTCTGTATTAAAATTGTACATTGTGTTTTTAGTTTATGTTTCTTAACGTAACAGTGTCTGCTAGGTGTGTCTGTATGAATGAGAAAACGGGCATTTAAAGTACTCACAGGTTATCTAAGACAAATTGCAAACCAGGAGGGAAAACACAGTCCTTTGTTTTGAAGCTTCTCGTACTGACCTTTGCCCCAGACACTAAGATCTACGGAGATATTCAGAGTTCACGCACAGCTGACTTTCAGCATGATTCCCATTCCTTTCCTATCTGTTACAGGAACCTTTTCTGACTTTATCACTGGACTCATTAATCTGAGTCCAATGGTACTTCTCAAAAGTTCAATTCACCTTTCTAATCCAAACTAATGGTGACAACACTTTATGACAATACTGTTAATATCCTAAGTTTAATGTTCAATGTTATCAGGGCCATAACTCACACTGAGAACAGTATTGGAAGCATGCCATCCTACAGGTTGGTATTTTTCTATGAAATATATGAAGTAATTTTATAGTCAGCTTCTTTGTATGTATTCCACATATGGAAACCTGGGAGTGGAGACGATGCTCTGCAACTGTGCGCTGTCTCTTTCCACTCACTGTGCTTGTCCACAGTCTTAGACTGATGCTATAATTAAGTTGATTGTTTTTGCCTGTTAAAGGTTTACAGAGAAGACTCAAATACATGTGCATCTTTACAGTGTGGAATGGACATGCCTGTagacaccccccaccacacatacatacacacacatacacacacaccctacatgaTGGGTTCAATCTCAGTACAGTGTGCTCCGCACCTGAGGACCAAGCATCCCACTGAAATGTCCTGTTTACAATGATATTGGAAAACCTGCATAAATTATTACCAGCTACGGGCGTGTGCTGTATTTGAAACAAGCATGGCCCTCACTATCTCTAAGAGCCGTcagcacacatatgtacatagcTCTTGCTACTGCGTGTGTTTGGGATTACCTCTGGTGGTGGTGGCCAAAGAAGCGTACATCAACTTGATTGTCTTCTTTCTGCATGACTTTGGCTGGCCAAAACCCAAAACCTTTCATTTTAGCCCACACCAGCTCATGATTAGGTATCTGAAAGTgaaatgttatttcttttaatattgaCTACTTAAATAGAGAAGCATGGATTAAGTAAGACATAATCCATTTGGATAATATTTCCTTTTAACTCTGAAACACAtacaagtgttttgttttccttttgccatcaagaaaaacaattCATATGCTTAAGAGAAAGTAGACTTATGGAGTAtttcccagatgaggtaggaacTGGAATAAGGTCACCTCGAAAGTCAAGGGCTCTGTGCACGACAGCAGTCAACAGAGTGCCCTGACTTTGCTCCTGTCCCAGCATCACCTGGGGACTTGTTAgaaagaggagaattttgggTCGCACACAGACTCTCTGATTGTGAGGTCTCCTAAGTCCACCCAATGtcagttgcttgcatgtacttcctgtttttatttttgttagctaatattatttcctcttgggtctctgagggagatgaagattagttagttagaaatgaagattaattaggatagaaagtgaattagatacaataggatagataatggaattattttctctgaatttgtcaaatacaaatgaactagacattgtttaggtatttattacttgtatatattgtatatagttattgtacttttgtatatagtttttcttatattagttataagctttttccttttttctttttattaaaatagaaaagggaaaatatggtgataccttatttgtattaaaatgttatttgtatgttaataaataaagttgcccaggggtcagagctattagcaagccataggaaagcagggcagtggtggcgtacgcttgtaatcccagcacttggtaggcagagctaggtaagtctctgtgtgttcagggatacagccagtattggatacacatgcctttaatctcaataccaaccatagaaaacctggaggtctagaCAGGCCATgacaaggtggtcatgtggttgggtttacaaccaatgagaaggcagaacagaaactctatataaagactttaacacaggaagtagctctggttcggagaggtaggaccactgcaggaggaagggtaaggttttagctcttagctctgacctcttggcttttcttctttgcattggttctgtgtttcttatttaataagacggttggttacatctacattgtgTCACTGGGGATACTGCCCTCAAATACCCAGAGACCTTTTTTCATTTCAGAGGAAATGATGGAACTACAGATAGAAGCAAAGCCCCAGGTCTCTTGTTGAAAATGATAGGAAAAGCAAAGACTCAGTCTCCTATCAAAGGACCCAGTGCATGGTCTTACTAAGTACTCTGTTTGAGATTCAGAAAAGCAATTAGTGTTACTTTCTCATGTTTCACTTGTGCATATTCATTAAGACCATATGTACTATGATGCAATTCAGAGGTACTATCATCCCCAAGGAAATAGGAAGTAAATGTGATCCAAACAGTACTCtataaatgaaaatgacaaaattcCACATACGCAAGGATAGCAGAACCAGTTGTCGGGCCGTGCGTTGGATAGATAGAAGCAGTTCTTGCACAGCTGCAGCTCATCCAGCTGAAAAGCAAAGCAATGGTCTGAGCCACACAGCCAACCAATGAGCCACACAGCCAACCAATGCGGCTGCGTGGGACTGACAGGAGCTCTCCGTCAGGTCCTGACTTAATGTAGTACACTTCAAATCTTCTAGGATGACGAAAGGTCCTGCTATGGCCAGACTCTGCCATCACACTGAGCAGCATGTGGAGGACACGCCCGCCCGGGTGACAGTACCCttccctggctctgcccactgCCAGCCCTCACTTGCACACTATTCTCTTCACCATTGTAAAGgtcacttgtatttttttttcatatgtcaACATCTCTTCAGAAGACAGCCCTCAATACACCGGAGTCTATACCTACATCACCATTTCATTCCTTCTAACACACTGCCTGGCACACTGTAGACATTCAACAAAACATTCGTTTAATAACTAAAAGGAAGAGCCAAGTTTGAAATGAACTGAAGAAATCACGCTTCTTCTATGAGAATTTTTACCAAAACCATATTTGCAGGGGCTTCACTTATTGTCTGCCTATgcacttggttctctccttaaCTGGTTTGCCCACTGGTCTATTGGGAGCATGTGTGAACCCCATTCCAAGACGTGGCTCTGGCTGCAGAGTGCATTTTGTTCACATCCCACCATCTCACCAACACTCCCAAGAGCAACTAGCAGTGCTTGAACGTTACCAAATCTGCCATAACATTCTTTGTCAgctttttcagaaatattttgtttacttaattTCCATGTATGCCAAACATGAAAGTCAAATTACTTTCAAAGGAAATGCCGTAATTAAAATGTAGCAAGGAAGGCCAGGAGCCTTAAATAAATTTGGACTCTAGCAGGTTTAATGATTAGGTGTGAATGGGAAGTACCTCATGACACGTGTCTTTATATAGCATCCTCGCAATGTCTGCTTGTTCACTGTCTGCTGCAATTGAAGAGAAACACAACCTATCATCAATACTCAGAAACTGCCACCAGCAAGTCCATGACCCTGCTGTCATTTCAGTTTACCAAATGGAGCCACATTCATCAAAACACATATTTTAGAGAATGTTCAGGTGACAAGATAAACTCTACAGGCAACTTTCATTTTTACCCTTAACACAACCACTAATTCTCTAGGTAGAGAATGACCTCTTGACTTTAAGAATGAGATCTTAGTGGGAAAGTATCAGACTTAATGAAATGCCTGGATGGACAACCCTGTTAGCTAAGATAACGCATGTGAATGTAAAGAGTACATTTCACTGAGGATCTAGTTCAGTGGTAGTGTTTAatcagcatgcacaaggccctgggctagctcttcatcctcagcaccattacaaaaaaaagtgaaaatgtttCCCCCACACCACTGGTCATCACCTCTGTAAACCACACCAGCAAAGCAGACATCAGTTTAAATTCTAACATAATTAGTCATGTATGGATAACAAGGAACGGGGACAGATATTCTCAACATGgaatttaacattttcaaaactctacacaaaagacaaaaagaactgAACCTCCATAGAAAATCACTGTGTTGTGAAGAAGCAGCTGTGCGTCAGCTTTAAATTCCTCGTAACTCCGGTATTTCCCCTCATTCACTTTCTGTGGGGGTAAAAGACAGAAGGACAAATGTGTTGTGAGTGACAGGACTTAGGGGGACACAACAGAATCTGTCCAGATGGCATCAGGACTCTTCCTGCTACCCCCACCAGAAGTGACAGGGCCACAAGTAGCACTGTGCCCATTGTGTTAACTCCCACAGTGGACTTCACAGCTGCCACACCTCATCTGCAGCGGTGGTGGACCGCACAGCTGCCACACCTCATCTGCAGCAGGGGTGGACTGCACAGCTGCCACACCTTATCTGCAGCAGGGGTGGACTGCACAGCTGTCACACCTCATCTGCAGCAGGGGTGGACTGCACAGCTGTCACACCTCATCTGCAGCAGATGTGGACTGCACAGCTGCCACACCTCATCTGCAGCAGGGGTGGACTACACAGCTGCCACACCTCATCTGCAGCAGGGGTGGACTGCACAGCTGTCACACCTCATCTGCAGCAGGGGTGGACTGCACAGCTGCCACACCTCATCTGCAATGGTGGTAGCCAGCTGCTGCTGAGCTTCGTCAGAAAAAGCAGGACCACACATGCCTGCCCTCTTTCTAACAGCTGGatgaagacaggaaaaggagcccttaGCCTCCACAGTAGTCACCAAACCTCTAAGACAGTgactctcaatcttcctaatgctgtgaccctttaatacagttcctcatgttgtggtgactgacccccaaccataaaattattccattgctacttcttaactgtaatgaatcataatgtaaatatctgataggcaacccacaggttgagaaccactgctctaaggcaCAGACACTAGCTTGCAGTCAAGTTTGGAgttcctctgtagaccaaggcAATGCACAGCTTTCTCTACATGGATGAGACACAGAAAAGGACTCCTTCAATGCACTCTCTGTAGCTCTACTGTTGGTAGCCAAAGAGGATTACAGAATAATTTGGAGGGCTTTTCCCTCCTTGTAGAAAGGAGCCCAAACTTTTTCAAGTAGTGTGTGTATATAGCTAAGCTACCTGGAAACAGCAAGAGAGCATTTCTGAATTCCAGTGATCTTGGCCTAAAAATGGCTTGGAAGGCCAAGGCCAAGGCCTCTAAAGAATGCTCACACCCCATGCCCCTCCCGTGTGCCTCACCTCTTTGCTCCTGCAGCTTCTTTCCTGTATAACTCTAGTTCAACTGCCCTTCCTTCAGTGAAGATTTCCACTTCTCACATCAACACATCACACGTGAAGTTACAGGCCATGTAACTTTGGCACATCCCAACTTTGATGCTTGCCTTCCCTCCTTACATTCCTGCCTCTGAAAAGCTTAGGTACATCAGCCTGTACAGGGCCTTGCCCAGTCTAAGTACCTCCTTACAGCACCCCTAAAGTGTTTCCTGTTGAGTTATGCTCTGAACCATGATTCATATTTTGGATTTTAAACTGATAAGATCATAAAAATCTTGTCTTTctattaattttcctttcaggACTTCTCATTTTGTGCAAGGCCAAAGTATTAACCCAGCTAGCATCAGCCCATTTCACAGGGAGCCTTACAGGATCCAGAAGCCCTCGGGGAGGGATGATGGCAGTTGGGTCTAGAGGGTTTTGGCGGGAAGGAACTATAGGAGCCCAAGCACAGGGTGTGTCGTGGTGGGGGGGCTGTGTCTTTACATCCTCATACCTTATACTGTAGCACAAAGACAAGACCAAAGCCCAAGATATATGGGCAGCGCAAGTTGGACTTgatgggttttttaaaaaaggagggtataaagttgggtgggtggaAAGAGGGGTTAgatgtgggaggagttgggggagacaGTGAACATAGTCAAAACTCACTATTTGCCATTCTCAAATATATAAGAATTACTTCTTTTAGATTTAACTCTAGTTTTATTCCTTTTATGGTTTCCCAAGATACTAAATCGATTCTACATCCCAAGTTTGTCCTAAAACTCCCAAGCACACTGCTAAAATAGAAAGGCATGTTCAGAAATCATACTGTATATACAAAATGTCAAGCTGCCCAGGCTGGAATATCTTCCTGTAATCAACAAATATCAAGAAGCTAGCTGTCAGTGATGGAAAGCCGGGTCTTTTACAATTTGCATTAGAAAGCATGAATACACAACATCATGACACCACAGCCACCTCCGCTGTGCCACGACTTCCTCTCTAACCTGACAGTTAAAGACAAATGGACATGAAATAAAAGGAGCCAAGTTACCTCTTGTATGGTAGGGACGTCAACAGCTGAATGGACCAGCCTCCGGTACATGGGATGTTTactgtcctttccttttttattaaggtCTATAGCCTAAAAGGGTGTTAAATACATAAAAGGATATGTAAAGCATCAATTCCTAAAACTCAACATAGCTTATAATCTCACAAGATGTCCTTTATAATGAATGGAAAATGTGTACAGTTAATGTAATGTGGCATTCTTCAAGGTTTGACAGAACAGCTATTTGAGAAATTCCATTTCACTTTAAGTAACAATAACCAAAGCAAATGTTTATttgataaattaatttttaaactgtGTTTTAACTGAATGTCGTCAACAAAATGCTTAtgtctaacaaaacaaaacatagagtCCAGTCCAGTACAAAAACATTAGTtgtagaaaatgaataaaatagcaaCCAAATTTGGTagtacaggcctataatcccagcactcaggagactgaggcaacagGGTCACAAATTCAAGTCCATttctgggctacatattgagaccttgtcttggaaacCAAGTTAGACCAAAGCCAAATATGCCCGCAGAAGTTGCTATGGTTCCCAGTGTGAGAACCACAATGCGAAGAGCCAGAGCAAAGCAAGCCTGGCAAGATGCCGGGAATCAGCAGCACTCACCCGCTCCTTCATGCGGGAGACAATGAACCTCAGGTAGGTGCCCATCTCCTGCTTGTTTGAATGCTTCTTCTTAATGCtctggggaagaaagaagaggccaAACAAGTCCATCATTTATGTGTCCATGGGTAAAAGGCAGGAAACTAAAAAGGACTAAATACTTTGTTAGATTAATTCCAACATCTGATAAAGTCTGTGGTATTTGCATAACATGAGTAAAATTTCTCTCAATAAGGAgggaattaaaaaatatgttgtcCTTGACATAATgcttaagaaatgaaaattttatcttttcttggtattttaaaacttcaaagcatTTTCTGATAAAGAGAAATAATATATGTAACAGAGAATCTCTAAGTTTACTAAAGATCAGTGGTTGAAGTCTTTTAGAGAACACTGTAAATTGATACTACCAAACAGACAATTTcaatatatcatttttttaaacattaaaaaataatctgtTGATGAACTGTGCATAGTGAGTACATTAACATATATGTTTTTCATGCTATAGACATGTTTATCTCATATGCCAGATTAATGGAAGTAGAAATGACTGCTAATTAGAATTGATTTATCTCTCGAGAAAACTGGATTTCATATTTCATGTCCTTTCTAGACAGCTAAGATACTAGGACAAATGTCCCTTTGTCAGAACAAAGGCACATGCTAGGCCAAAGGCGGCACTGTTACATCATACTGCAGAGAGATGAATGGGTCTAGCTCTATTTTAATGGATGTCACAACTTTTCAGCCACTAGATTATGATTTTTCCACAGTTAATATCATTTCTACTAGAAAGCTTTACACACAGGAAGTTATTTACACACAGAAAGTCATTTTAATATGCTAAgcctggagagaaaaacaaatattttcagattcattacatatgcatattaaaatatctaataaaaagttgacaaTTTACTATCTAGAAATAATCTCAGataattctttcatttcttgACCTAGGGCCTCATTATATAGATAAgattggcctggaatttgctatgtagctagcCTGGCATTGGTACTCATCTggctgagtgctggtattataggcatgtgtcataCTTTGCTCAGACATTTACCACTTAAGACCTAGCTTTCCTCCTATTTACGTTTCTCACCTGGACTCTTTGGCAAAGAGAAGGCACACTCCATGTTTCCCCTCTCAGCCCGATGGACTATGCCATCATCTAACACAAACAGATGGTAAGTGGTTAGATACAGGGGTGAAGAGGGGAGACAAGTGCCTCttttcccagcatgcaggaaAACAAGTCTACATCCTTTAAAAAGAAGGGAGCATGGAGACACGTGCTCCTAGCCAGGTGCCCTGTCTGGTCTGCTCTACACACCATGGACACATCATTAGCACTGCTGAACTCAAATGAGAAATGTCCATACAGTCATCTACAATAGCAGCAGATACCCGACAGAAGTCTCGAAATGCTGTTGGCCAGATTACAGTCTATAGGCAGGTAACTGATTTCAAGGAAATACACATTCAACCCTTCATACAGTACTAAAATACACTCACTGAATACTGAACCTAACCTTGCACAAACCAAACATCTGTCCTCTTTGCACCCTCCTTTGAGTTACTCAAGCCTGACTGGGCTGTGTG is a genomic window of Peromyscus maniculatus bairdii isolate BWxNUB_F1_BW_parent chromosome 5, HU_Pman_BW_mat_3.1, whole genome shotgun sequence containing:
- the Zmynd11 gene encoding zinc finger MYND domain-containing protein 11 isoform X6, yielding MARLTKRRQADTKAIQHLWAAIEIIRNQKQIANIDRITKYMSRVHGMHPKETTRQLSLAVKDGLIVETLTVGCKGSKAGIEQEGYWLPGDEIAYSMQPFSRTAAPDKDWETETHDWYCFECHLPGEVLICDLCFRVYHSKCLSDEFRLRDSSSHWQCPVCRSIKKKHSNKQEMGTYLRFIVSRMKERAIDLNKKGKDSKHPMYRRLVHSAVDVPTIQEKVNEGKYRSYEEFKADAQLLLHNTVIFYGDSEQADIARMLYKDTCHELDELQLCKNCFYLSNARPDNWFCYPCIPNHELVWAKMKGFGFWPAKVMQKEDNQVDVRFFGHHHQRAWIPSENIQDITVNVHRLHVKRSMGWKKACDELELHQRFLREGRFWKSKNEDRGEEEAESSISSTSNEQLKVTQEPRAKKGRRNQSVEPKKEEPEPETEAVSSSQEIPTMPQPIEKVSVSTQTKKLSASSPRMLHRSTQTSSDGVCQSMCHDKYTKIFNDFKDRMKSDHKRETERVVREALEKLRSEMEEEKRQAVNKAVANVQGEMDRKCKQVKEKCKEEFVEEIKKLATQHKQLISQTKKKQWCYNCEEEAMYHCCWNTSYCSIKCQQEHWHAEHKRTCRRKR
- the Zmynd11 gene encoding zinc finger MYND domain-containing protein 11 isoform X2, whose product is MARLTKRRQADTKAIQHLWAAIEIIRNQKQIANIDRITKYMSRVHGMHPKETTRQLSLAVKDGLIVETLTVGCKGSKAGIEQEGYWLPGDEIAYSMQPFSRTAAPDKDWETETHDWYCFECHLPGEVLICDLCFRVYHSKCLSDEFRLRDSSSHWQCPVCRSIKKKHSNKQEMGTYLRFIVSRMKERAIDLNKKGKDSKHPMYRRLVHSAVDVPTIQEKVNEGKYRSYEEFKADAQLLLHNTVIFYGDSEQADIARMLYKDTCHELDELQLCKNCFYLSNARPDNWFCYPCIPNHELVWAKMKGFGFWPAKVMQKEDNQVDVRFFGHHHQRAWIPSENIQDITVNVHRLHVKRSMGWKKACDELELHQRFLREGRFWKSKNEDRGEEEAESSISSTSNEQLKVTQEPRAKKGRRNQSVEPKKEVSCPPHSVQVAVERGKSLTVRSRQSSNVRQVKAQSPDSCRCGLLLDQHTSAQSPSPEPEPETEAVSSSQEIPTMPQPIEKVSVSTQTKKLSASSPRMLHRSTQTSSDGVCQSMCHDKYTKIFNDFKDRMKSDHKRETERVVREALEKLRSEMEEEKRQAVNKAVANVQGEMDRKCKQVKEKCKEEFVEEIKKLATQHKQLISQTKKKQWCYNCEEEAMYHCCWNTSYCSIKCQQEHWHAEHKRTCRRKR